Proteins found in one Candidatus Amarolinea dominans genomic segment:
- a CDS encoding HlyC/CorC family transporter, with protein sequence MDTGFSFFFPRLLAVAALVAANGFFVAVEFALVTARRGRLEAQAGANNEAVRTVLKMQNDTDLYIAAAQLGITIASLALGWIGDVTIAQMVEPGISHLVGARWGEGVAIGIGTVVSFSLVTFIHIVLGEQAPKTFAIRNPERAALMSARIMDAFTRIFRPVIWLLDGATTLVLRLFGVAGASGHHSVYSADELKMLVRESQAEGVLEQTQEEMLVRVFEFGERDVSEAMIQRTDIVGIERAATLDDLLHVFSVARHSRFPVYGGDLDNIVGVVAMKDVLMALAVGPQARTRTLAELGIIHPAHFVPDSRKVGDLFNEMRKQKIGMAIVIDEYGGTAGIVTVEELVEEVVGRVTDEWVTDESTVVTVAAGVFEVSAQARVDDINAQLGLDLPELDDYETLAGFILYQLHHIPHAGEEISYDNVHFTVLQMRGPKIEKVRVARQ encoded by the coding sequence ATGGATACTGGATTCTCCTTTTTCTTCCCACGCTTGCTGGCCGTAGCGGCCCTGGTTGCGGCTAACGGCTTCTTTGTCGCGGTTGAATTTGCCCTGGTGACGGCGCGCCGCGGGCGGCTGGAGGCTCAGGCGGGCGCCAATAATGAGGCTGTGCGCACGGTATTGAAGATGCAGAACGATACCGATCTCTACATCGCCGCTGCGCAGCTCGGCATCACGATTGCCAGCCTGGCCCTGGGCTGGATTGGCGATGTCACCATCGCGCAGATGGTCGAGCCTGGAATCTCGCACCTGGTTGGCGCACGTTGGGGCGAAGGCGTCGCCATCGGCATCGGCACGGTGGTCTCGTTTTCCCTGGTGACCTTCATCCACATCGTGCTCGGCGAACAGGCGCCCAAAACCTTTGCCATTCGCAACCCGGAACGCGCCGCGTTGATGTCTGCCCGCATCATGGACGCATTCACGCGCATCTTTCGTCCTGTCATCTGGCTGCTGGACGGCGCCACCACGCTGGTGCTACGTCTCTTTGGCGTCGCAGGCGCCAGCGGGCATCACTCGGTCTACTCGGCGGACGAGCTAAAAATGCTGGTGCGCGAGAGTCAGGCTGAGGGCGTGCTGGAACAGACGCAAGAAGAGATGCTGGTGCGCGTGTTCGAGTTTGGCGAACGCGATGTCAGTGAGGCGATGATCCAGCGTACCGACATCGTGGGCATCGAACGGGCCGCCACGCTCGATGATCTGTTGCACGTCTTCAGCGTCGCGCGCCACTCCCGCTTCCCGGTCTACGGTGGCGACCTGGACAACATCGTGGGGGTGGTGGCGATGAAAGATGTCCTGATGGCCCTGGCCGTGGGGCCGCAGGCACGCACGCGCACCCTGGCCGAACTGGGCATCATCCATCCGGCCCACTTTGTCCCTGACAGCCGCAAAGTAGGTGACCTGTTCAACGAGATGCGCAAACAGAAAATTGGCATGGCGATTGTGATTGACGAATACGGCGGCACGGCCGGCATCGTCACCGTGGAAGAGTTGGTGGAAGAGGTGGTGGGCCGAGTCACCGATGAGTGGGTGACGGACGAGTCCACCGTCGTCACGGTGGCCGCAGGCGTGTTCGAGGTCAGTGCGCAGGCGCGCGTGGACGACATCAACGCCCAGTTGGGACTCGACCTGCCGGAGCTGGACGACTACGAGACACTGGCCGGCTTCATCCTCTATCAGTTGCACCACATTCCGCACGCCGGCGAGGAAATCAGCTACGACAACGTACACTTCACCGTCCTGCAGATGCGCGGGCCGAAGATCGAGAAGGTGCGCGTAGCGAGACAATAG
- a CDS encoding class I SAM-dependent methyltransferase, with product MLSTREEQRVVLYATTDEPTVSSSVTPDTPLSELNLNWHERDLPEKLRTRHVHRLHPYLGKYIPQLVEVFLRKYFSPGQTVLDPFSGSGTTLVQANELGVNAIGYDVSAFNALLATAKTKHYDLKIVRQEILDILNASQQVTQTSSLQLSLWSATGNGNGHGPVSSSGYLQRWFAPQALKELLAYRDLIQNYRNQEILKIILSRSARSARLTTHFDLDFPKAPQTEPYWCYKHSRTCMPTTTAYQFLKHYSLDTIARLEEFAGQRTDATVIIKHEDSRLADIPPIDGVITSPPYVGLIDYHEQHRYAYELLRLQDKSESEIGAAKRGSSQKAQRTYQESIAEVFRRACGAMPAGGILIVVAGDKFGLYDEIARLCGVEVEAVLKRHVNRRTGRRSSEFYESVFVWRKP from the coding sequence ATGTTATCAACCAGAGAAGAACAACGAGTTGTCTTGTACGCGACCACGGATGAGCCGACCGTGTCGAGCAGCGTAACGCCGGATACGCCGTTGAGTGAGTTGAATCTGAACTGGCACGAGCGTGATTTACCCGAAAAATTGCGTACGCGCCATGTTCATCGCCTGCATCCCTATCTCGGTAAATACATCCCGCAATTGGTCGAGGTATTTCTCAGAAAGTATTTCAGCCCAGGGCAGACAGTGCTCGATCCATTTTCAGGTTCAGGCACCACGTTGGTGCAGGCCAACGAGCTGGGCGTCAACGCCATTGGCTATGACGTCTCGGCTTTCAATGCGCTCCTGGCCACAGCAAAAACCAAGCATTACGATCTAAAAATTGTGCGCCAGGAGATCCTGGACATTCTGAACGCTTCACAACAGGTCACTCAGACCAGCAGCTTGCAGCTCTCCTTGTGGAGCGCAACTGGCAACGGTAACGGACATGGGCCGGTTTCATCCAGTGGCTATCTTCAGCGCTGGTTTGCGCCGCAGGCGCTAAAAGAATTGCTGGCTTACCGCGATCTGATTCAGAATTATCGGAATCAGGAGATTCTGAAAATCATCCTTTCACGGTCGGCACGGTCGGCGCGGTTGACTACTCATTTCGACCTGGATTTTCCGAAGGCTCCACAGACAGAGCCGTACTGGTGCTACAAGCACAGCCGCACCTGTATGCCCACAACGACGGCCTATCAATTCTTGAAGCATTACAGCCTGGACACCATAGCTCGATTAGAGGAATTCGCGGGCCAACGTACCGACGCAACTGTGATCATCAAGCACGAAGATAGCCGGTTGGCCGATATTCCTCCTATAGATGGTGTCATTACCAGCCCACCGTATGTCGGCTTGATTGATTATCACGAACAGCATCGCTATGCCTATGAACTGCTCCGACTTCAGGATAAGAGTGAGTCAGAAATTGGCGCGGCTAAGCGAGGCTCCAGTCAAAAGGCGCAACGCACCTACCAGGAGTCCATTGCAGAGGTTTTCCGCCGCGCCTGTGGAGCCATGCCGGCAGGTGGTATCTTGATCGTCGTGGCCGGCGACAAATTCGGGCTGTATGATGAAATTGCCAGGCTGTGTGGGGTTGAAGTCGAGGCCGTGCTCAAGCGCCATGTGAACCGCCGTACCGGACGACGATCGAGCGAATTCTACGAATCGGTGTTTGTGTGGCGAAAACCGTGA
- a CDS encoding TdeIII family type II restriction endonuclease: protein MNPNTHQAVYDLLKNFAQQSFKRYGVKEIEELKRAYPFHKLFLDDAGLIAAKRERSAVTKMGMLLFPRLAKCIASEHYQQVAVEHKIEGLLRKSATDAIARIARELRSGQRRPNHAAELAEVLRVDDDSDHETVKVRVIADLFIGDFGTGPLFVEIKTSKPNLDIGAQTKQKMLTFLALRSQDNPQAYLAFPYNPYSTRANYKHGMTKKIMDVRDEILIGEEFWDTIGSTGTFNQLLEVIEEVGSVLRKEREL, encoded by the coding sequence ATGAATCCGAACACGCACCAGGCGGTTTATGACCTGCTCAAGAATTTTGCACAGCAGTCATTCAAGCGATATGGCGTAAAAGAAATCGAAGAACTCAAACGGGCCTACCCATTTCATAAGCTATTCCTGGACGATGCAGGCTTGATCGCAGCCAAACGAGAGCGTTCCGCCGTGACGAAGATGGGAATGTTACTATTCCCTCGTCTGGCGAAATGCATCGCGAGCGAGCATTATCAGCAAGTGGCTGTGGAGCACAAGATCGAGGGCCTTCTCAGAAAGTCTGCGACAGACGCGATTGCGAGAATTGCCCGCGAACTGCGGTCAGGTCAGCGCCGTCCCAACCACGCGGCCGAACTGGCCGAAGTCCTGCGTGTTGATGACGATAGCGACCACGAGACGGTAAAAGTGCGAGTTATCGCGGATCTTTTCATCGGCGATTTCGGCACAGGCCCGCTCTTCGTTGAGATCAAGACATCAAAGCCAAACCTGGATATCGGCGCCCAAACAAAACAGAAGATGCTAACATTCTTAGCATTGCGCTCTCAGGACAACCCACAGGCCTACCTCGCTTTCCCATACAACCCCTATTCGACGCGGGCAAACTACAAACACGGCATGACCAAGAAGATCATGGATGTGCGGGATGAAATACTGATTGGGGAGGAATTCTGGGATACAATAGGCAGCACGGGGACATTCAATCAACTGCTTGAAGTGATCGAGGAAGTGGGCAGCGTTCTGCGCAAAGAGCGCGAGCTGTAG
- the asnS gene encoding asparagine--tRNA ligase, with translation MSIVRIENLKDHVGAAVTLRGWLYNKTDKGRLQFLQVRDGSGICQAVVFKKNVSEAVFDAARRLTQESSLIVSGTVRAEERAPGIPGGFELDVTDLEVVQIAADYPISPKEHGVEFLMDNRHLWLRSSRQWAIMRVRATIIKAIRAWLDDHGFMLVDTPILTPAAGEGTTTLFEIDFHGTPAFLAQTGQLYNEANIFAFGPVYCFGPTFRAEKSKTRRHLQEFWMVEPEIPFCKLEELLEIEEQFVSYIVRTVLAERAVELKVLERDISHLQKVTAPFERLHYDEAVAMINAAAAQGVTVPPNDDPLTTIAWGDDFGAPHETYLTMQFEKPVFVHHFPTEVKAFYMEPEPDRPEVCRSADLLAPEGYGEIIGGSERMSDPAKLMAAIEKHKLPADAYDWYIQLRQFGSVPHSGFGLGVERTVAWICGLDHVRETGAFPRMLNRLQP, from the coding sequence ATGTCCATCGTTCGTATCGAGAACTTGAAAGACCATGTTGGCGCGGCGGTCACGCTGCGCGGCTGGCTGTACAACAAGACCGACAAGGGCCGCCTGCAATTCCTGCAGGTGCGCGACGGCAGCGGCATCTGCCAGGCGGTGGTCTTCAAGAAGAATGTCAGCGAGGCCGTGTTCGACGCGGCGCGGCGCCTGACGCAGGAGTCCTCGCTGATCGTCAGCGGCACGGTGCGCGCCGAAGAACGTGCGCCCGGCATCCCCGGCGGCTTCGAGCTGGATGTGACCGACCTGGAGGTGGTTCAGATTGCGGCCGATTACCCCATCAGCCCCAAGGAGCACGGCGTCGAGTTCCTGATGGACAACCGCCATCTGTGGCTGCGCTCCAGCCGCCAATGGGCCATCATGCGCGTGCGCGCGACCATCATCAAGGCCATCCGCGCCTGGCTGGACGACCACGGCTTCATGCTGGTGGACACGCCCATCCTGACGCCGGCGGCCGGCGAGGGCACGACGACCCTCTTCGAGATTGACTTTCACGGCACGCCGGCCTTCCTGGCGCAGACCGGCCAGCTCTACAACGAAGCCAACATCTTCGCGTTCGGCCCGGTCTACTGCTTCGGCCCTACTTTCCGCGCGGAAAAGAGCAAGACGCGGCGCCATCTGCAGGAGTTCTGGATGGTGGAGCCGGAGATTCCTTTCTGCAAGCTGGAAGAACTGCTGGAGATCGAAGAACAGTTTGTCAGCTACATCGTGCGGACGGTGCTGGCAGAGCGCGCCGTCGAGCTAAAGGTGTTGGAGCGCGACATCAGCCATCTGCAAAAGGTGACGGCGCCGTTCGAGCGCCTGCACTACGATGAGGCCGTGGCTATGATCAACGCGGCCGCGGCGCAGGGCGTCACCGTGCCGCCCAACGATGATCCGCTGACCACCATTGCCTGGGGCGACGACTTCGGCGCGCCGCACGAAACCTACCTGACGATGCAGTTCGAGAAGCCGGTCTTCGTGCATCATTTCCCCACCGAGGTCAAGGCGTTCTACATGGAACCGGAGCCGGACCGGCCGGAGGTCTGCCGCAGCGCCGATCTGCTGGCGCCTGAGGGCTACGGCGAGATCATCGGCGGCAGCGAGCGCATGAGCGATCCGGCCAAGCTGATGGCCGCCATCGAGAAGCACAAGCTGCCGGCCGACGCCTATGACTGGTACATCCAACTGCGCCAGTTCGGCTCCGTACCCCACAGCGGCTTTGGCCTGGGCGTCGAGCGCACCGTCGCCTGGATTTGCGGCCTCGATCATGTGCGCGAAACCGGCGCCTTCCCCCGCATGTTGAACCGCTTGCAACCGTAG
- a CDS encoding undecaprenyl/decaprenyl-phosphate alpha-N-acetylglucosaminyl 1-phosphate transferase, with protein MPFIVVFLLAFGLSLLLTPLARQWGLRLGLADAPAPRRVHTGTLSRLGGVALYLAFTLTVLATLAFPAFFPASRDPNEATRLIGLLIGSTVVVIFGLLDDRLQLPAWPQALVQVVAGLIGIASLIFIKHVNNPFTNQPFGGADGFAWPIVWLLTLFWFAGMMNTVNWLDGLDGLAAGVAAIFCLVVAGHMLLRAEPPQTSVALLPLALLGAVLGFLPYNFNPSSVIMGSSGAFFLGFALAALGIMGGARVATVLLVLGLPILDVAWLIWRRVRSGRSPYHSSRDHLHHRLLDLGFSQRQIVLAYYAFCALFGGLAIFINSRLTKLLALGILGLLAFAVLWWAAAARPDSAPGSYTDTGTQK; from the coding sequence TTGCCCTTCATCGTTGTTTTCCTGCTGGCGTTTGGATTATCCCTGCTGCTGACGCCGCTGGCGCGGCAGTGGGGATTGCGCCTGGGCCTGGCCGATGCGCCGGCCCCGCGCCGCGTGCATACCGGCACGCTGTCACGCCTGGGCGGCGTGGCGCTCTACCTGGCCTTCACCCTGACGGTCCTGGCGACGCTGGCTTTCCCCGCCTTCTTCCCGGCCAGCCGCGATCCGAACGAAGCGACGCGACTCATTGGCCTGCTCATCGGCAGCACGGTCGTGGTCATCTTTGGTCTGCTCGATGACCGCCTGCAGTTGCCGGCCTGGCCCCAGGCGCTGGTGCAGGTCGTGGCCGGGCTGATCGGCATCGCCAGCCTGATCTTCATCAAGCATGTCAACAACCCGTTCACCAATCAGCCCTTTGGCGGCGCGGACGGCTTTGCCTGGCCCATCGTCTGGCTGCTCACCCTCTTCTGGTTTGCCGGCATGATGAACACCGTCAACTGGCTGGACGGTCTCGACGGCCTGGCCGCGGGCGTGGCTGCCATCTTTTGCCTGGTGGTGGCCGGCCACATGCTCCTGCGCGCCGAACCGCCGCAAACCAGTGTGGCGCTGCTGCCGCTGGCCCTGCTGGGCGCGGTGCTGGGCTTTCTGCCCTACAACTTCAACCCGTCCAGCGTCATCATGGGCAGTTCGGGCGCTTTCTTTCTCGGTTTTGCGCTGGCTGCCCTCGGCATCATGGGCGGCGCGCGTGTCGCCACGGTGCTGCTAGTGCTCGGCCTGCCCATCCTGGATGTCGCCTGGCTGATCTGGCGCCGCGTGCGCAGCGGCCGCTCGCCCTATCACTCCTCACGCGATCACCTGCACCACCGCCTGCTCGACCTGGGCTTCAGTCAGCGCCAGATCGTGCTCGCCTACTATGCCTTCTGCGCCCTCTTTGGCGGCCTGGCGATTTTCATCAACTCGCGGCTCACCAAGCTGCTGGCCCTGGGCATCCTGGGCCTGCTCGCCTTCGCCGTCCTCTGGTGGGCCGCCGCGGCCCGGCCAGACTCCGCTCCCGGCTCATACACGGACACAGGGACACAAAAATAA
- a CDS encoding pyridoxal phosphate-dependent aminotransferase, whose product MSVFSGMVAHFTGSANALTQAQARVRASGRPLIDLINGNPTQHGLHFPAATLQAALAKAQVAAAVYRPDPKGQAVARQAISAYYATQGAAFDPAHILLTPGTSQSYWYLFQLLADPGQEILTPQPSYPLFEFIASLCRVTLTPYALVRSAAGWEIDIAGLAAAITPNTRAIVLISPHNPTGHVASAAEVEALVALATAHRLPIIADEVFCEFIFGAGQHQRPANHAAPLVFTLNGFSKMLALPGAKLGWIAVSGEAALVRTAVAALETIADTFLATHEWIQWAAADLLTQGQAFLADYRQQIAERAALAHELLAGADHFHLTPAAGGFYLTLDVSRLTSSDEHLALDLLLETGILTHPGWYYDLPTPGLVLSFLSQPEILRSHLPRLIAYLAGN is encoded by the coding sequence GTGAGCGTCTTCTCCGGCATGGTCGCGCACTTCACCGGCTCTGCCAACGCCCTGACCCAGGCGCAAGCCCGGGTCAGGGCGTCGGGTCGCCCGCTGATTGATCTGATCAACGGCAATCCGACGCAGCACGGCCTGCACTTCCCTGCGGCCACCCTGCAGGCCGCGCTGGCAAAGGCGCAGGTCGCGGCGGCCGTCTATCGTCCTGATCCCAAGGGGCAGGCTGTGGCCCGCCAGGCCATCAGCGCCTACTACGCGACCCAGGGTGCAGCCTTCGACCCGGCGCACATCCTGCTCACCCCGGGCACGAGTCAATCCTACTGGTACCTCTTTCAACTCCTGGCGGACCCCGGCCAGGAGATCCTGACGCCGCAGCCGTCCTATCCCCTGTTCGAATTCATCGCCAGCCTGTGCCGCGTGACCCTGACGCCCTATGCGCTGGTGCGGTCCGCCGCAGGCTGGGAGATTGACATCGCCGGGCTGGCCGCGGCCATCACGCCCAACACCCGCGCCATCGTGCTGATTTCGCCGCACAACCCCACCGGCCATGTCGCGAGCGCGGCCGAGGTCGAGGCGCTGGTGGCACTGGCGACTGCGCACCGCCTGCCCATCATCGCGGATGAGGTCTTCTGCGAATTCATCTTCGGCGCCGGTCAACACCAGCGGCCGGCCAACCATGCGGCGCCGTTGGTCTTCACGCTGAACGGCTTCTCCAAGATGCTGGCGCTGCCGGGCGCCAAGCTGGGCTGGATCGCGGTCAGCGGGGAAGCGGCGCTGGTCAGGACCGCGGTGGCCGCCCTGGAAACCATCGCCGACACCTTCCTGGCGACGCACGAATGGATTCAATGGGCCGCGGCCGATCTGCTCACGCAGGGGCAGGCGTTCCTGGCCGACTACCGCCAGCAGATTGCAGAGCGGGCCGCCCTGGCCCATGAACTGTTGGCCGGCGCGGACCATTTCCATCTCACACCCGCGGCCGGGGGATTCTACCTCACGCTCGATGTGAGCCGGTTGACCAGCAGCGACGAGCACCTGGCGCTCGATCTGCTCCTGGAAACGGGCATCCTGACTCATCCCGGCTGGTACTACGATCTGCCCACGCCAGGCCTCGTCCTCTCGTTTCTGTCCCAACCAGAGATTCTGCGCAGCCATCTACCGCGGCTCATCGCGTACCTGGCCGGCAATTGA
- a CDS encoding YceI family protein, translated as MQRKLALGLLLVLLSLVISSCAGATPAATPAAANTPAPAPTLTPAAANTPAPAPTLAPAAANTPVPAPGAADVFRFVTVADASEARYRVREQLVNRDLPGDAIGATKDVSGTLTVAADGTLMSAQSRFEIGLQGLKSDSSRRDGFVASNVLQTSRFPTAVFVPTAATGLPLPLPASGQGTFELSGDLTIRDVTRPVTWQITITRDGDQLSGTATTSFTFKDFNLTQPRVPVVLSVQDTIKLELDFQMVLAGA; from the coding sequence ATGCAACGAAAATTAGCCCTCGGCCTGCTGCTGGTTTTGCTGAGCCTTGTCATCAGCAGCTGCGCTGGCGCCACTCCCGCCGCCACCCCGGCTGCTGCAAACACCCCCGCGCCGGCGCCCACCCTGACGCCAGCCGCTGCGAACACCCCCGCGCCGGCGCCCACCCTGGCGCCGGCCGCTGCGAATACCCCCGTGCCGGCGCCCGGCGCTGCGGATGTTTTCCGCTTCGTCACCGTGGCGGACGCCAGTGAGGCTCGTTACCGGGTGCGCGAACAATTGGTCAATCGCGATCTGCCTGGCGACGCCATCGGCGCCACGAAGGACGTCAGCGGCACGCTGACGGTTGCTGCCGATGGCACGCTGATGTCAGCGCAGTCACGCTTCGAGATCGGCCTGCAGGGCCTGAAGAGCGATTCCAGCCGCCGCGATGGCTTTGTGGCCAGCAATGTGCTGCAGACCAGCCGCTTCCCCACGGCCGTCTTCGTGCCGACGGCGGCCACCGGCCTGCCACTACCCCTGCCCGCGTCAGGCCAGGGCACGTTCGAGCTGAGCGGTGATCTGACTATCCGCGATGTCACGCGGCCGGTCACCTGGCAAATCACCATCACGCGCGACGGCGATCAACTCTCTGGCACGGCTACAACCAGCTTCACGTTCAAGGATTTCAACCTGACGCAGCCGCGGGTGCCGGTCGTGCTCAGCGTGCAGGACACCATCAAGCTGGAGCTTGATTTCCAGATGGTGCTGGCCGGCGCGTGA
- a CDS encoding serine/threonine protein kinase, with amino-acid sequence MSKTLTNGTVLYNRYKVLELVGQGGMGAVYKAEDLRLKGRLCAIKEVVPDQGDDLFEQASEQFYREASTLASLDHPNLPKVSDYFTTRGREYLVMDFVPGRDLHDLVKEARRQDHFLSEEQVLGWMGQLLDALEYLHSQPSPVLHRDIKPSNIKLTPRGAIKLVDFGLVKLLLADDSRTVTVVQGRGTVQYTPLEQYGGDTGYTDVRSDIYAIGATLYHLLTGQPPADAKQRFLKPGSLAPMRSLNPAVSATTEQAVMHCMAMHPNDRPATVTDVRRALFDPVFHSASLRTDSLAAWDLAVQANSWLIGAALGLAVVALVVTLLAPVLP; translated from the coding sequence ATGAGCAAAACCCTGACGAACGGCACGGTTCTCTACAACCGCTACAAGGTTCTCGAATTGGTCGGGCAAGGCGGCATGGGCGCGGTCTACAAAGCCGAAGACCTGCGCCTGAAAGGCCGCCTGTGCGCCATCAAGGAAGTGGTGCCGGATCAAGGCGACGACCTTTTCGAGCAGGCCTCCGAACAGTTCTACCGCGAGGCGAGCACCCTGGCCAGCCTCGATCATCCCAATCTGCCCAAAGTCTCTGACTATTTTACCACACGCGGCCGCGAATACCTGGTGATGGATTTCGTGCCGGGGCGCGACCTGCACGACCTGGTGAAAGAAGCCCGCCGCCAGGATCACTTCCTGAGCGAAGAGCAGGTGCTGGGCTGGATGGGCCAATTGCTCGACGCCCTGGAATACCTGCACAGTCAACCTTCGCCCGTGCTGCACCGCGACATCAAGCCGTCCAACATCAAGCTGACGCCGCGCGGCGCGATCAAACTGGTGGATTTTGGCCTGGTCAAGCTGCTGCTGGCCGATGACAGCCGCACCGTGACCGTGGTGCAGGGCCGGGGCACCGTGCAGTACACGCCGCTGGAGCAATACGGGGGCGACACCGGCTATACCGATGTGCGTTCTGACATCTACGCCATCGGCGCCACGCTCTATCATCTGCTGACCGGTCAGCCGCCGGCCGACGCCAAGCAGCGCTTCCTCAAACCGGGCAGCCTGGCGCCGATGCGCAGTCTCAACCCGGCCGTCTCTGCCACCACTGAGCAGGCGGTGATGCACTGCATGGCGATGCATCCCAACGACCGGCCGGCCACGGTGACCGATGTGCGCCGGGCGTTGTTCGATCCCGTCTTTCACTCGGCCAGCCTGCGCACCGATTCCCTGGCCGCCTGGGATCTGGCGGTGCAAGCCAACAGTTGGCTGATTGGCGCCGCGCTTGGCCTGGCCGTCGTAGCCCTCGTTGTCACCCTTCTGGCCCCGGTTCTACCTTGA
- a CDS encoding FHA domain-containing protein translates to MLNQAEHHRRARPGLAQAPRSLEYTIVMLNRETAMLILQRGNQTGRGYPLDQAEIIIGRSPDCDIFLDDRQVSRRHARVFREGDRYLVEDLGSKNNTHLNGRDLAGITPLQDGDEIQIALRFKLAFVDAEQTAPLVFEQPPRIPVLHLEPDARQVFVGERTLNPPLSLPQYRLLELLLDAAGGVVSRDEVIRCVWSEDAEEGISEQAIDALVRRLRERLAELDPGHAYVLTVRGHGFRFQNRAADSSTQPTTSVKS, encoded by the coding sequence TTGCTGAATCAAGCTGAACACCACCGCCGCGCCAGGCCAGGCCTGGCGCAGGCGCCTCGCTCCCTGGAGTATACCATCGTCATGCTGAACCGTGAAACCGCCATGCTCATTCTGCAGCGCGGCAATCAGACCGGGCGCGGCTACCCGCTCGACCAGGCCGAAATCATCATCGGGCGCAGCCCTGATTGCGACATCTTCCTGGATGATCGCCAGGTGTCACGGCGCCATGCGCGCGTTTTCCGTGAAGGCGACCGCTACCTGGTAGAGGATTTGGGCAGCAAGAACAACACGCATCTCAACGGCCGCGACCTGGCGGGCATCACCCCGCTGCAGGATGGCGATGAAATTCAGATCGCGCTGCGTTTCAAGCTGGCTTTCGTGGACGCCGAACAGACCGCGCCGCTGGTTTTCGAGCAGCCGCCACGCATACCGGTGCTGCACCTGGAACCGGACGCGCGTCAGGTGTTCGTGGGCGAGCGCACGCTCAACCCCCCGCTCTCCCTGCCCCAGTACCGCCTGCTGGAACTGCTCCTGGACGCGGCGGGCGGCGTGGTCAGCCGCGACGAGGTGATTCGCTGCGTCTGGTCCGAAGATGCCGAAGAGGGCATTTCCGAACAGGCCATTGATGCGCTGGTGCGCCGCCTGCGCGAGCGCCTGGCCGAACTCGATCCCGGCCATGCCTACGTGCTCACGGTGCGCGGGCACGGCTTCCGCTTCCAAAACCGCGCAGCAGACAGCAGCACGCAGCCTACCACCAGCGTCAAGTCATGA
- the hemW gene encoding radical SAM family heme chaperone HemW: MTTTPLSLYLHIPFCARKCPYCDFNTYAGLQALFEPLSVALAREISAAGAVRGRPPVHTIFLGGGTPTVLSAGQLARVLDACHQAFTILPGAEITSEANPGTVDRARFADLRSLGVNRLSMGVQSFDGDELAFLGRIHGADEAETAFAHARAAGFDNINLDFIFGLPQQQPATWQSTLQRGLALAPEHLSLYSLIVEEGTPLAAWVASGRVPAPDEDLAADLYEMAQAHLAAAGYQQYEISNWARRHPAGGSFQSQHNLTYWRNADYLGFGPGAFSGEQGRRWSNLRSPAEYIRRSDAGQPLLDSEEQATPALAMGETMMVGLRLLDEGVNRAAFQARFGREVSEIYPDILAELTATGLIEVTPTCVRLTPAAVLIGNRVFARFLPD, encoded by the coding sequence ATGACCACCACACCGCTCAGCCTCTACCTGCACATCCCCTTCTGCGCGCGCAAGTGTCCCTACTGCGACTTCAACACCTACGCGGGGCTGCAGGCGCTCTTCGAACCCCTGAGCGTGGCGTTGGCCCGTGAAATCAGCGCGGCCGGCGCCGTCCGCGGTCGCCCGCCGGTGCATACCATCTTTCTGGGCGGCGGCACCCCCACCGTCCTGAGCGCCGGGCAACTGGCGCGCGTGCTCGACGCCTGCCACCAGGCCTTTACAATTCTGCCTGGGGCTGAAATTACCAGCGAGGCCAACCCCGGCACGGTGGATCGCGCCCGCTTCGCCGATCTGCGCAGCCTGGGGGTCAACCGCCTGAGCATGGGCGTGCAGAGCTTCGATGGGGACGAACTGGCTTTCCTGGGCCGCATCCACGGCGCAGACGAGGCGGAGACCGCCTTTGCTCACGCCCGCGCCGCCGGCTTCGACAACATCAACCTCGATTTCATCTTTGGCCTGCCCCAGCAGCAACCGGCTACCTGGCAATCCACCTTGCAGCGCGGCCTGGCCCTGGCGCCGGAGCATCTCTCGCTCTACAGCCTGATCGTCGAAGAGGGCACGCCGCTGGCGGCCTGGGTGGCGAGCGGCCGCGTGCCCGCGCCCGATGAGGACCTGGCCGCCGACCTGTACGAGATGGCGCAGGCACACCTGGCCGCGGCCGGCTATCAGCAGTATGAGATCTCCAACTGGGCGCGGCGCCATCCTGCGGGCGGCAGCTTTCAGAGCCAGCACAATTTGACCTATTGGCGCAATGCCGATTACCTGGGCTTTGGCCCCGGCGCCTTTTCTGGCGAACAGGGCCGCCGTTGGTCCAACCTGCGCAGCCCGGCCGAGTACATTCGGCGCAGCGACGCAGGCCAGCCGCTGCTCGATTCGGAGGAACAGGCGACGCCCGCCCTGGCCATGGGTGAGACGATGATGGTGGGGCTGCGCCTGCTGGACGAAGGGGTCAACCGCGCCGCGTTCCAGGCCCGCTTCGGCCGGGAAGTCAGCGAGATCTACCCCGACATCCTGGCCGAGCTGACCGCAACCGGCCTGATCGAAGTCACGCCGACCTGCGTCCGGCTGACCCCCGCCGCCGTCTTGATCGGCAACCGGGTCTTTGCCCGCTTCTTGCCAGACTGA